In one Sphingomonas sp. S1-29 genomic region, the following are encoded:
- a CDS encoding IS1595 family transposase has translation MSSALSAPHFHNEEAAYTYVEARIWPEGPVCPHCGGVERISKMQGKSTRVGAYKCYQCRKPFTVKIGTIFEDSKVAMHLWLQAMYLIAGSKKGISSNQLHRTLGVTLKTAWFMSHRIREAMRSDNGDMFGTGGGIVEVDETFIGQLKGVQKKRAFHHKMKVLALVDRDSGKARTMVIDNVNASTLMPIVLNNVAREARVMTDEHSGYRDMKHYFAAHGTTSHGKGQYVNLEDRTVHSNTVEGYFSIFKRGMKGVYQFCGEQHLHRYLAEFEFRYNNRIALGCNDADRADALLSGIVGKRLTYQTANRGA, from the coding sequence ATGAGCAGCGCCCTTTCCGCCCCGCACTTCCACAACGAAGAAGCCGCCTACACCTACGTTGAGGCGCGCATCTGGCCAGAAGGTCCGGTGTGCCCTCACTGTGGCGGTGTCGAGCGCATCAGCAAGATGCAGGGCAAGTCCACTCGCGTTGGTGCGTACAAGTGCTACCAGTGCCGCAAGCCGTTCACCGTCAAGATCGGGACCATTTTTGAGGACTCTAAGGTCGCCATGCACCTTTGGCTTCAGGCGATGTATCTGATCGCTGGCAGCAAGAAAGGCATTTCGAGCAATCAGCTTCACCGCACTTTGGGTGTCACCCTCAAGACCGCTTGGTTCATGTCGCACCGTATCCGCGAAGCGATGCGCTCCGACAATGGCGATATGTTCGGCACTGGCGGCGGCATAGTCGAAGTCGATGAAACCTTCATTGGTCAGCTTAAGGGCGTCCAGAAAAAGCGCGCCTTTCATCATAAGATGAAGGTTCTGGCGCTGGTGGACCGCGATAGCGGCAAGGCTCGCACCATGGTCATTGACAACGTGAACGCCTCAACTCTTATGCCGATCGTTCTCAACAACGTTGCCCGCGAAGCACGCGTGATGACCGACGAGCACAGCGGCTACCGCGATATGAAGCATTATTTCGCCGCACACGGGACCACTAGCCACGGCAAGGGGCAGTACGTGAACCTTGAGGACCGCACTGTGCACAGCAACACCGTCGAGGGCTATTTCAGCATCTTCAAGCGCGGGATGAAGGGCGTGTACCAATTCTGCGGCGAGCAGCATCTGCACCGCTACCTCGCGGAGTTTGAGTTCCGCTACAACAACCGCATTGCGCTCGGCTGTAACGACGCGGATCGCGCCGACGCCTTGCTATCCGGTATCGTCGGCAAGCGTCTCACTTATCAAACAGCTAATCGGGGAGCGTAA
- a CDS encoding phage major capsid protein has protein sequence MSDLEMMATARPMLSGAQAPAATAAFAGFLRSGAGGLEMKAFTGVTGAEGGYAVPRELDAMIDRVVKAASPIRGIANVVQVGSNGYRKLVTSGGTPSGWASETAARGETATPVFHEIAPAMGELFANPAASQTMLDDAGFDVEAWLAGEIAMEFAKAEGSAFVNGDGVDKPRGFLTGATSAAGDATRAFGTIQHLASGAAGDFGANPGERLIDLVHALRSPYRQGATWVMNASTMARIRKFKTTDGAFLWTPGLASGQPDSLLGYPVVEAEDMPDIAANSLSIAFGNFRAGYLIAERSETAVLRDPYSNKPFVHFYATKRVGGAVSNSEAIKLLRFAAA, from the coding sequence ATGAGCGATTTGGAGATGATGGCGACCGCGCGGCCGATGCTGAGCGGGGCGCAGGCGCCGGCGGCGACTGCGGCGTTTGCCGGGTTCCTGCGCAGCGGCGCGGGCGGGCTGGAGATGAAGGCGTTTACCGGGGTGACGGGGGCCGAGGGCGGCTATGCGGTGCCGCGCGAGCTCGACGCGATGATCGATCGGGTGGTCAAGGCGGCGAGCCCGATCCGGGGAATCGCCAACGTCGTCCAGGTGGGGTCGAACGGCTATCGCAAGCTGGTGACGAGCGGTGGCACGCCATCGGGCTGGGCTAGCGAGACCGCGGCGCGCGGCGAGACCGCGACGCCGGTGTTCCACGAGATCGCGCCGGCGATGGGCGAATTGTTCGCCAACCCGGCGGCGAGCCAGACGATGCTCGACGATGCGGGCTTCGACGTCGAGGCGTGGCTGGCGGGCGAGATCGCGATGGAGTTCGCCAAGGCCGAAGGCAGCGCGTTCGTCAACGGCGACGGGGTCGACAAGCCGCGCGGCTTCCTGACCGGGGCGACCTCGGCCGCGGGCGATGCGACGCGGGCGTTCGGGACGATCCAGCATCTGGCGAGCGGCGCGGCGGGCGATTTCGGCGCCAATCCGGGCGAGCGGCTGATCGACCTGGTCCATGCGCTGCGCTCGCCGTACCGGCAGGGCGCGACCTGGGTGATGAACGCCAGCACGATGGCGCGAATCCGCAAGTTCAAGACGACCGACGGCGCGTTCCTGTGGACGCCAGGGCTGGCGAGCGGGCAGCCCGACAGCCTGCTCGGCTATCCGGTGGTCGAGGCCGAGGACATGCCCGACATCGCCGCGAACAGCCTGTCGATCGCCTTCGGCAATTTCCGCGCGGGCTATCTGATCGCCGAGCGCAGCGAAACCGCGGTGCTGCGCGACCCCTATAGCAACAAGCCGTTCGTCCATTTCTACGCCACCAAGCGGGTCGGCGGCGCGGTGAGCAATTCGGAAGCGATCAAGCTGCTGCGCTTCGCCGCCGCCTGA
- a CDS encoding head-tail connector protein, whose amino-acid sequence MTGTGGPGGHALSEGDRAAAVAQVRALLRSDSDAEDALLGRLIDEGFALAELFTGQVLIARAVTEAMRGDGTWQRLRATPVRAVTGVADADGAMLPPERYAIDIDAAGDGWVRVRTTNAARMVVTLTAGLADDWSALPPGIAGGIVRLAAHRFGAREEDGVPPAAVAALWRPWRRIRLHDVRVPA is encoded by the coding sequence ATGACGGGGACGGGCGGGCCGGGGGGCCATGCGCTGAGCGAGGGCGACCGTGCGGCGGCGGTGGCGCAGGTGCGCGCGCTGCTGCGATCGGACAGCGATGCCGAGGATGCGCTGTTGGGGCGGCTGATCGACGAGGGCTTTGCGCTCGCCGAATTGTTCACCGGGCAGGTGCTGATCGCGCGCGCGGTGACCGAGGCGATGCGCGGCGACGGGACTTGGCAGCGGCTGCGCGCGACGCCGGTGCGCGCGGTGACGGGGGTCGCCGATGCCGATGGCGCGATGCTGCCGCCCGAGCGCTACGCGATCGACATCGATGCGGCGGGTGACGGTTGGGTGCGGGTACGAACCACCAATGCCGCGCGGATGGTGGTGACGCTCACCGCCGGGCTCGCCGACGACTGGAGCGCGCTGCCGCCGGGGATTGCCGGCGGGATCGTCCGGCTGGCGGCGCATCGTTTCGGCGCGCGCGAGGAGGACGGCGTGCCGCCGGCGGCGGTGGCGGCGTTGTGGCGGCCGTGGCGGCGGATTCGGTTGCACGATGTGCGGGTGCCGGCGTGA
- the gp17 gene encoding tail completion protein gp17: MSAVLHGALVAALEAHAPLKWRLTAVFAAPPVRSAMPYALVTESVVADWSTKDQPGIEARVAIELHDGGEVPGRLRGLAEAAGAALAAMPRDLGEGWRMASLVPLRTRVVRVRGGDWVAVVEARVRMLHEGGSPP, translated from the coding sequence ATGAGCGCGGTGCTGCATGGCGCGCTGGTGGCGGCGCTCGAGGCGCATGCGCCGCTAAAGTGGCGGCTGACCGCGGTGTTCGCCGCGCCGCCGGTGCGATCGGCGATGCCCTATGCGCTGGTGACCGAGAGCGTCGTCGCCGACTGGAGCACCAAGGACCAGCCCGGCATCGAGGCGCGGGTGGCGATCGAGCTGCACGACGGCGGCGAGGTGCCGGGGCGGCTGCGTGGGCTGGCCGAGGCGGCGGGGGCGGCGCTGGCGGCGATGCCGCGTGACCTTGGCGAGGGGTGGCGGATGGCGAGTTTGGTGCCGCTGCGGACTCGGGTGGTTCGGGTGCGCGGGGGCGACTGGGTGGCGGTGGTCGAGGCGCGGGTGCGGATGTTGCACGAGGGTGGCTCCCCTCCCTGA
- a CDS encoding phage major tail protein, TP901-1 family, protein MAAEKGSAFLLKVGDGAVPVGFATVAGLRTTQLSINGEAVAITSKDSGGWRELLSGAGVRSVSVAAAGIFTGSAAEVRVKGNALAGVIDQYRLSFESGETMTGRFLVTRLDYAGDVNGERSYTLSLESSGPVVSA, encoded by the coding sequence ATGGCGGCGGAGAAGGGTAGTGCGTTCCTGCTGAAGGTCGGGGACGGGGCGGTGCCGGTGGGGTTTGCGACGGTCGCGGGGCTTCGGACCACGCAATTGTCGATCAATGGCGAGGCGGTGGCGATCACCAGCAAGGATTCGGGCGGGTGGCGCGAATTGCTGTCGGGCGCGGGGGTGCGATCGGTGAGCGTGGCGGCGGCGGGGATCTTTACCGGGTCGGCGGCCGAGGTGCGCGTCAAGGGCAACGCGCTGGCCGGGGTGATCGACCAGTATCGGCTGAGCTTTGAGAGTGGCGAGACGATGACCGGGCGGTTCCTGGTGACGCGGCTCGACTATGCCGGGGATGTGAATGGCGAGCGGAGCTATACGCTGAGCCTGGAGAGTTCGGGGCCGGTGGTGAGCGCGTGA
- a CDS encoding gene transfer agent family protein, giving the protein MRGEVALRVAGEMLVLRPSFAALVAAEGEVGPLFALVERAAAGRLGLGEMVALFWHCLREPAPMTRDDFAEGVAAGGLAAATPVLRVLVGQILAGR; this is encoded by the coding sequence GTGCGGGGCGAGGTGGCTTTGCGGGTGGCGGGGGAGATGCTGGTGTTGCGGCCTTCGTTTGCGGCGCTGGTGGCGGCGGAGGGTGAGGTGGGGCCGTTGTTCGCGCTGGTCGAGCGCGCGGCGGCGGGGCGGCTGGGGCTGGGCGAGATGGTGGCGTTGTTCTGGCATTGCCTTCGCGAGCCGGCGCCGATGACGCGGGACGATTTCGCTGAAGGGGTCGCGGCTGGGGGGCTGGCGGCGGCTACGCCGGTGCTGCGCGTGCTGGTTGGGCAGATTTTGGCGGGGCGGTGA